The proteins below are encoded in one region of Rubripirellula reticaptiva:
- a CDS encoding putative DNA modification/repair radical SAM protein, with amino-acid sequence MVADRMDVREKLAILADAAKYDASCASSGSKGTRAGSKIGSTEGMGICHSYTPDGRCVSLLKILLTNYCIYDCQYCVNRISSDTPRARFTIDEVVSLTMEFYKRNYVEGLFLSSGIIQTSDYTMEQLIAVAKKLRIDHHYGGYIHLKTIPNASQGLIDEAGGWADRLSVNIELPTDADLHQLAPEKKKPQIVKAMSGIREKIDETKQEQAAGFKPPRFAPAGQSTQMIVGATPTPDLDVLKTASELYIGQRLRRVYYSAYSPIPHADARLPGQSPPLIREHRLYQADWLMRFYGFSADEIVAEKDHNLSLEIDPKLAWAIANRHFFPVDINRASREELLRIPGIGVRNVKRILSLRKHNNLRSEDLRKLRVAWNRAKVFVLTADHNPSLADLDKLDLAKRVKPKSQQRMLFDAASSAASGEV; translated from the coding sequence TTGGTTGCCGATAGAATGGATGTGCGAGAAAAGTTGGCGATCCTGGCTGATGCGGCCAAGTATGATGCATCGTGTGCAAGCAGCGGTTCCAAGGGAACGCGAGCAGGTAGCAAGATTGGCAGCACTGAGGGAATGGGAATCTGTCACAGTTACACGCCCGACGGTCGGTGCGTGTCGTTGCTTAAGATTCTGCTGACGAACTATTGCATTTACGATTGTCAGTACTGTGTCAATCGAATTTCTAGCGACACGCCTCGCGCTCGCTTCACTATCGACGAAGTCGTCTCGTTGACGATGGAGTTCTACAAACGGAATTACGTTGAAGGGCTGTTTTTAAGTTCCGGCATCATCCAAACGTCGGATTACACGATGGAGCAATTGATCGCGGTCGCGAAGAAGTTGCGAATCGACCATCATTACGGCGGCTACATTCACCTGAAGACGATCCCCAACGCTTCGCAAGGTCTGATTGACGAAGCGGGCGGATGGGCGGATCGCTTGAGCGTCAACATCGAACTGCCGACCGACGCGGACCTCCACCAACTGGCTCCCGAAAAGAAGAAGCCTCAAATCGTCAAAGCGATGAGCGGTATCCGCGAGAAGATCGACGAGACTAAGCAGGAGCAAGCCGCAGGTTTCAAACCACCGCGTTTCGCGCCCGCCGGCCAGAGCACTCAGATGATCGTCGGTGCAACGCCGACTCCGGACCTGGACGTGCTGAAAACCGCATCGGAACTTTACATTGGGCAGCGGTTGCGACGTGTCTATTATTCGGCCTACAGCCCCATTCCCCACGCCGACGCTCGGTTGCCCGGACAGTCGCCGCCGTTAATCCGCGAACATCGTCTCTACCAAGCTGATTGGTTGATGCGTTTCTATGGGTTCTCTGCCGATGAAATCGTTGCCGAAAAGGACCACAATCTTTCACTTGAAATTGACCCGAAGCTCGCGTGGGCGATCGCGAACCGCCACTTTTTTCCCGTCGATATCAACCGCGCCAGCCGCGAGGAGTTGCTGCGAATTCCGGGCATCGGCGTGCGAAACGTTAAACGCATCTTGAGTCTCCGCAAGCACAATAACCTGCGTAGCGAAGATCTGCGTAAACTCCGTGTTGCCTGGAATCGAGCAAAGGTGTTTGTTTTAACCGCTGATCACAATCCCAGCCTAGCTGACTTGGACAAGCTCGATTTGGCGAAACGAGTGAAACCGAAGTCGCAGCAACGGATGTTGTTCGACGCGGCCAGTTCAGCGGCTAGTGGCGAGGTCTAA
- a CDS encoding Hpt domain-containing protein: MNKSEELASRFGEAIARLDGDESLLREMAAITAADLPEVIDETDQALQVGDSEQAASGLHKLKGMLSTFETGGVTVEVHEMLEMARRDGVVEAKRSFDRHRSELNDLVAEITAIAAK; the protein is encoded by the coding sequence GTGAATAAATCAGAAGAGCTCGCGTCTCGCTTCGGCGAGGCGATCGCGAGATTGGATGGGGACGAAAGCCTGCTTCGTGAGATGGCTGCGATTACTGCGGCGGACCTACCTGAGGTCATCGACGAGACTGATCAGGCGTTGCAGGTCGGTGACTCAGAACAAGCCGCATCTGGCTTGCATAAATTGAAAGGCATGCTAAGCACTTTCGAAACTGGTGGCGTAACCGTCGAAGTACATGAGATGCTCGAGATGGCTAGGCGAGACGGAGTTGTCGAGGCAAAGAGGAGCTTCGATCGCCATCGGTCGGAACTCAACGACTTAGTTGCCGAAATAACAGCGATCGCGGCAAAGTAA
- a CDS encoding ligase-associated DNA damage response exonuclease, with protein sequence MNELLQTTALGLYCPAGGFYVDPQRPVDRAVVTHAHTDHARWGCKNYLAAAPSEHLLRMRMSDDAEFQFLKYGDSISINGVEVSFHPAGHMLGSAQVRLEYRGKVAVVTGDYKLGPDPTCESWQPVKCHLLVTESTFGLPVYRWQPEQMTADSINDWWRATRDEGKCCVLYGYAVGKSQRLLAGLDPSIGTIYTHGAVEKGNEAYRKTGVELPETTYVGSIEGKHDWSGAMVIAVPSAHGSPWMRKFGSVRTAMASGWMAVRGARRRRSVDRGFIVSDHVDWPSLIEAVELCDPETVWVTHGYSATVARYLQECGRDAQAIDSRVRSEDDDVG encoded by the coding sequence ATGAACGAACTTTTGCAAACGACCGCCCTCGGACTCTATTGTCCGGCCGGGGGTTTTTATGTCGATCCTCAGCGTCCCGTCGACCGGGCCGTGGTCACTCATGCGCACACCGATCACGCCCGCTGGGGTTGCAAGAATTACTTGGCCGCTGCACCAAGCGAACACTTGTTGCGAATGCGAATGAGTGATGACGCCGAGTTTCAGTTTTTAAAGTACGGCGACTCGATCTCGATCAACGGCGTTGAGGTCAGCTTTCACCCGGCTGGTCATATGCTCGGCTCGGCGCAAGTGCGACTGGAATATCGCGGCAAAGTTGCGGTGGTGACAGGTGACTACAAACTCGGGCCTGATCCGACGTGCGAGTCATGGCAGCCGGTAAAGTGTCATCTGCTTGTGACTGAATCAACGTTCGGACTGCCGGTTTACCGCTGGCAGCCCGAGCAAATGACGGCCGATTCGATCAACGATTGGTGGCGAGCGACACGCGACGAGGGTAAGTGTTGCGTGTTGTACGGCTACGCGGTCGGCAAAAGTCAACGGTTGCTCGCCGGACTCGATCCAAGCATCGGAACGATCTACACACATGGCGCGGTCGAGAAGGGAAATGAAGCTTATCGAAAGACGGGTGTCGAACTTCCTGAGACAACTTATGTCGGCTCGATCGAGGGCAAGCACGATTGGAGCGGCGCGATGGTGATTGCGGTTCCGAGCGCCCACGGGTCGCCTTGGATGCGTAAGTTCGGTTCGGTGCGAACAGCGATGGCCAGCGGTTGGATGGCAGTGCGCGGAGCACGTCGGCGTCGCAGTGTCGATCGCGGTTTCATTGTCAGCGATCACGTCGATTGGCCCTCGTTGATCGAAGCGGTCGAGTTGTGCGACCCAGAAACGGTTTGGGTTACACACGGCTACAGTGCGACCGTGGCACGCTACTTGCAAGAATGTGGTCGCGACGCTCAAGCGATCGACTCACGTGTTCGCAGCGAGGATGACGACGTGGGGTAG
- a CDS encoding ATP-dependent DNA ligase, protein MIRFAELYIALDSTTKTNEKIAAMASYFGDVSTDDAAWATYFLSGNKLRQLVPTKLLRAWAAEEAGVPAWLFEESYHAVGDLAETLSLVVPPGELAEDVPLTTWVEQRLLPLRKMEESQQREHVIEIWRQTPASMRFVIMKLVTGAFRVGVSRRLVTRAIAQTSGISADVISHRLMGNWEPNSHFFQQLIDPDIHDAVVSQPYPFCLAHPLDTEKGPESLGDCSDYLVEWKWDGIRGQVIRRSDQTFIWSRGEELMENRWPEIEAAVKTIPNGTVIDGEILACSDEGEVSPFAQLQRRIGRKTVGKKLLTEVPVVFHAFDLLECDGEDMRAMPFAYRRQRLEALLSVHDHANLAATELINGDSWDSFAKIRERSREMNSEGLMLKRKDAPYDVGRVRGTWWKWKTAPYTIDAVLIYAQKGHGRRASLFTDYTFALWDEDKLVPFAKAYSGLDDKEIRQVDRFVRENTKESFGPVRSVTPTLVMELAFEGLQRSKRHKSGIATRFPRILRWRHDKQIQDANRLSDLMELLPSE, encoded by the coding sequence ATGATTCGATTTGCTGAACTCTATATCGCGTTGGACTCGACAACCAAGACCAACGAAAAGATCGCTGCGATGGCGAGCTACTTTGGCGACGTGTCGACTGATGACGCGGCCTGGGCGACGTACTTCTTGTCTGGCAACAAACTCCGGCAACTTGTCCCCACCAAGCTATTGCGTGCCTGGGCGGCTGAGGAAGCTGGCGTTCCGGCCTGGCTTTTCGAGGAATCCTATCACGCGGTCGGTGATTTGGCCGAAACGCTCTCGCTCGTCGTGCCTCCCGGTGAGCTTGCTGAGGATGTTCCGCTGACGACTTGGGTCGAACAGCGATTGCTGCCACTGCGAAAGATGGAAGAGTCGCAGCAACGAGAGCACGTGATCGAAATCTGGCGGCAGACGCCTGCGTCGATGCGTTTCGTCATCATGAAGTTGGTGACCGGAGCATTCCGAGTCGGCGTCAGTCGGCGGTTGGTCACCCGTGCGATCGCTCAGACCTCGGGCATCAGTGCCGACGTGATCTCGCATCGACTGATGGGCAACTGGGAACCCAACTCGCACTTCTTCCAGCAATTGATCGACCCCGACATCCATGACGCGGTCGTTAGCCAGCCGTACCCTTTTTGCCTGGCCCACCCGCTCGACACCGAGAAAGGACCGGAGTCACTTGGGGATTGCAGCGACTACTTAGTCGAATGGAAATGGGATGGGATCCGCGGACAAGTGATTCGCCGATCCGATCAAACGTTCATTTGGTCGCGAGGCGAAGAGTTGATGGAAAATCGTTGGCCAGAAATTGAAGCTGCCGTCAAGACGATACCGAATGGGACTGTGATCGACGGAGAAATTCTCGCGTGTTCGGATGAGGGCGAAGTTTCACCGTTCGCTCAGTTGCAACGCCGGATTGGCAGGAAGACAGTCGGCAAAAAGCTGCTTACCGAAGTGCCCGTGGTCTTTCATGCTTTCGACTTGCTGGAGTGTGATGGAGAAGACATGCGGGCAATGCCGTTCGCCTACCGACGACAGCGACTCGAAGCACTGCTTTCCGTTCACGATCACGCGAATCTAGCTGCTACCGAACTGATTAACGGTGACAGCTGGGATTCCTTTGCGAAAATACGAGAGCGGTCGCGCGAGATGAATTCGGAAGGCTTGATGCTAAAACGAAAGGACGCTCCCTACGATGTAGGCCGCGTCCGAGGAACTTGGTGGAAGTGGAAGACTGCTCCATACACGATCGACGCCGTTTTGATTTACGCACAGAAAGGTCACGGTCGCCGCGCGAGTCTTTTCACCGACTACACGTTTGCATTGTGGGACGAAGACAAATTGGTTCCGTTCGCGAAAGCGTACAGTGGATTGGACGACAAAGAGATTCGGCAAGTCGATCGCTTCGTGCGTGAGAACACGAAGGAATCGTTCGGCCCCGTGCGAAGTGTCACGCCAACGCTGGTGATGGAACTCGCTTTCGAGGGATTGCAACGTTCCAAGCGACACAAGAGCGGCATTGCCACACGCTTCCCCCGAATCCTGCGTTGGCGTCATGACAAGCAAATCCAAGACGCCAATCGGTTGAGCGATCTGATGGAGTTGTTACCTAGTGAGTGA
- a CDS encoding UdgX family uracil-DNA binding protein (This protein belongs to the uracil DNA glycosylase superfamily, members of which act in excision repair of DNA. However, it belongs more specifically to UdgX branch, whose founding member was found to bind uracil in DNA (where it does not belong), without cleaving it, appears to promote DNA repair by a pathway involving RecA, rather than base excision.) has protein sequence MTHFLNIETFDQWRTEARLLLAQEVEPFDINFLSSRDQPLLFADDRQEASPANTTHNVPKLFLDLARNVACHRKANRWELLYRTLWRLTHGERSLLQITTDDDIHELLQMQKAVKRDVHKMKAFVRFRKVESVDESENYIAWHRPDHHIVRLAAPFFARRFNGMNWTILTPDESVAWDQHELQYGAGVPASEAPDGDVLEELWKTYYASIFNPARVKVAMMKREMPVRHWPTLPEAELIEGLLQQAPKRVNEMIEQNEGFDRTATHYMPQQSDLDSLREAAKCCHACDLHQFATQMVFGEGAKDARIVLVGEQPGDREDIEGRPFVGPAGKLLDNALARAGVNRNEVYITNVVKHFKFTERGKRRLHKKPNSREIFACRPWLEAELAAIQPEAIICLGATPAQALLGRDFRISKSRGQVLATDWCKRTVATWHPAAILRMPDVSRREQMEQQLVGDLRLSVA, from the coding sequence ATGACACACTTCCTAAATATCGAAACGTTTGACCAGTGGCGTACCGAGGCGCGGCTGTTGTTGGCCCAAGAGGTTGAACCTTTCGACATCAACTTCTTATCGTCGCGCGATCAACCTCTGTTGTTTGCAGACGATCGACAGGAAGCGTCACCGGCAAATACGACGCACAACGTTCCAAAGCTGTTCCTTGATTTGGCACGCAACGTTGCATGTCACCGGAAAGCGAACCGCTGGGAATTGCTTTACCGCACCTTGTGGCGATTGACCCATGGCGAGCGAAGCCTGCTACAGATCACAACAGACGACGACATTCACGAACTGTTGCAAATGCAGAAGGCGGTAAAACGCGATGTGCACAAGATGAAAGCGTTTGTGCGTTTCCGTAAAGTGGAGTCGGTGGACGAATCGGAAAACTACATTGCCTGGCACCGCCCCGATCATCACATCGTTCGCCTAGCTGCACCCTTTTTCGCTCGACGATTCAACGGCATGAACTGGACGATCCTGACGCCGGACGAATCGGTAGCCTGGGATCAGCACGAATTGCAGTACGGTGCTGGCGTTCCGGCGAGCGAAGCACCTGACGGAGACGTGTTGGAGGAACTTTGGAAAACCTACTATGCGTCAATCTTCAATCCCGCACGGGTCAAGGTCGCGATGATGAAGCGAGAAATGCCGGTTCGACACTGGCCAACGTTGCCCGAAGCTGAATTGATCGAAGGCTTGTTGCAGCAAGCCCCCAAACGCGTCAACGAAATGATCGAGCAGAACGAAGGTTTCGACCGTACGGCAACGCATTACATGCCACAACAGTCCGACTTGGACTCACTGCGTGAAGCAGCGAAGTGTTGCCACGCATGCGACTTGCACCAGTTCGCGACCCAGATGGTTTTCGGCGAAGGAGCAAAAGACGCTCGGATTGTGTTAGTTGGCGAACAACCCGGAGATCGAGAGGACATCGAAGGCAGGCCGTTCGTCGGACCTGCTGGCAAGCTGTTGGATAACGCATTGGCTCGTGCGGGCGTCAATCGAAACGAGGTCTACATCACCAACGTGGTCAAACACTTCAAGTTCACCGAGCGTGGTAAACGACGCTTGCACAAGAAACCTAATTCGAGAGAAATCTTCGCTTGCCGGCCATGGTTGGAAGCCGAACTGGCAGCGATCCAGCCAGAAGCAATCATTTGCCTGGGGGCAACGCCCGCTCAAGCACTTTTGGGGCGTGACTTTCGCATCTCCAAAAGTCGCGGCCAAGTCTTGGCGACCGATTGGTGCAAGCGAACCGTCGCGACTTGGCACCCGGCGGCAATCCTGCGGATGCCCGACGTATCAAGACGAGAGCAAATGGAGCAGCAACTAGTCGGCGATCTACGATTATCCGTCGCGTAG
- a CDS encoding ligase-associated DNA damage response DEXH box helicase: protein MKTSKQTVDRYFSSIGWKPFPFQRSVWRAYLDGNSGLVHSATGTGKTLAVWMGPILKWLEENPDPSKWNPKRPPACRVLWITPLRALAGDTEASLRAPIDGLGLPWQLESRTGDSKQSAKTRQLKKLPTALVTTPESLSLMLTHEKLLDQLANVESVIVDEWHELLGTKRGIQTELALARLRKLNPNLRTWGVSATLGNLPEAMESLVGVEPVGPTCIVEGYKKKRLKLESIVPAMIERFPWSGHIGTKMVPQVVERLEQVNSALIFANTRSQTEIWYQHLLKHRPDWAGKIALHHGSLDTSVRRWVEDALRDGSLRAVVCTSSLDLGVDFTAVDLVFQIGSPKGAARLLQRAGRSGHQPDAESRLAFVPTNALELVELAAAQDAIRSGHLEARPLLNKPLDVLAQHTVTIAIGGGFDSIELLNEVRTCRSYQSLSEQEWQWVLDFVVQGGSSLEAYPEFHRVEIVDGRHQVSLRRTITMHRMNIGTIVSDASMKVKYLKGKTLGSAEERFLSKLNSGDKFLFAGKLVSLVRVKDNVAYVRRATGAPDSVPRWMGGRMPLSSELSAALRKKLEEAANGKLIGREMKSLKRLFAIQSRWSKLPRSNQLLIEKIETRGGHQLFLFPFEGRLVHEGLAALLAYRISRSQKTTFTMACNDYGIVLQSPHQVDIEKLAAQKLFSTENLVGDILDSMNSTEMAKRQFRQIARVAGLIHPGYPGQRKSASHVQASSNLFFDVFCEYDPDNLLLQQSRREVLEFQLESHRMFDALDRIENSEIVVTKPPKITPLSFPLLVDKLRESVSSETLADRIRRMQQQLETAADNVA, encoded by the coding sequence GTGAAAACTTCCAAGCAGACCGTCGATAGGTACTTCTCCTCCATCGGTTGGAAACCGTTTCCTTTCCAGCGATCGGTTTGGCGTGCTTACTTGGACGGCAACAGCGGTTTGGTTCATTCGGCTACGGGGACCGGGAAAACTCTGGCTGTTTGGATGGGGCCGATCTTGAAGTGGCTGGAAGAGAACCCCGACCCATCGAAGTGGAATCCGAAGCGGCCACCGGCTTGTCGCGTGCTGTGGATCACCCCGCTACGAGCGCTCGCCGGTGACACCGAAGCTTCACTTCGGGCACCGATTGATGGCCTCGGGTTGCCTTGGCAATTGGAATCGCGAACGGGGGATAGCAAGCAGAGTGCAAAGACGCGGCAGCTCAAGAAACTGCCCACCGCGCTCGTGACGACACCCGAGAGTCTATCGTTGATGTTGACTCACGAAAAACTGCTCGATCAACTAGCGAATGTCGAAAGCGTGATTGTTGACGAGTGGCATGAATTACTGGGAACGAAACGTGGCATTCAAACGGAGTTGGCCTTGGCACGACTCCGGAAACTTAATCCGAATCTGCGGACTTGGGGTGTCTCGGCGACTCTTGGGAATCTGCCTGAAGCGATGGAGTCTCTTGTCGGTGTCGAACCGGTCGGTCCAACCTGTATCGTCGAGGGCTACAAGAAGAAACGACTGAAGCTAGAGTCGATCGTGCCGGCGATGATCGAACGATTTCCATGGTCGGGTCACATCGGCACGAAAATGGTACCGCAGGTTGTGGAACGGTTGGAACAAGTCAACAGTGCGTTGATCTTCGCCAATACCCGATCGCAAACCGAGATCTGGTACCAGCATCTATTAAAGCATCGTCCCGATTGGGCGGGCAAGATCGCGCTTCATCATGGATCACTCGACACGTCCGTTCGTCGCTGGGTGGAAGACGCCTTGCGAGACGGCTCACTCCGCGCTGTCGTTTGCACCAGCAGCCTCGATTTGGGAGTTGACTTCACTGCGGTTGACTTGGTTTTTCAAATTGGCAGTCCCAAGGGCGCGGCGAGATTGCTGCAGCGAGCCGGGAGAAGCGGTCACCAACCGGATGCGGAAAGCCGTTTGGCATTCGTTCCAACCAATGCATTGGAGCTGGTTGAATTGGCTGCCGCGCAGGATGCCATCCGTAGCGGACATTTGGAGGCGAGACCATTGCTGAACAAGCCGCTGGATGTTTTGGCCCAGCACACAGTCACGATCGCAATCGGCGGCGGCTTCGATTCAATCGAACTGCTAAACGAAGTTCGCACTTGTCGCTCTTATCAATCGCTGAGCGAGCAGGAATGGCAATGGGTATTGGACTTCGTGGTGCAAGGTGGCAGTTCGTTGGAGGCGTACCCTGAGTTCCATCGTGTTGAGATCGTCGATGGTCGCCACCAAGTCAGCTTGAGGCGGACTATCACGATGCACCGAATGAACATTGGCACGATTGTTTCGGACGCTTCGATGAAAGTGAAGTATTTGAAGGGGAAAACACTCGGATCGGCTGAAGAGCGGTTCTTATCAAAGTTGAATTCCGGCGACAAGTTTCTGTTTGCGGGAAAGCTAGTTTCGCTGGTACGCGTCAAGGACAACGTGGCCTACGTAAGACGGGCGACTGGGGCCCCCGATTCAGTGCCGCGATGGATGGGCGGGCGAATGCCGTTGTCGAGCGAACTGAGTGCGGCGTTGCGAAAGAAGTTGGAAGAAGCGGCCAATGGTAAACTAATTGGACGAGAAATGAAGTCACTGAAACGTCTGTTTGCGATCCAGTCGCGTTGGAGCAAACTGCCTCGCAGTAATCAACTTCTTATTGAGAAGATCGAGACGCGCGGAGGACATCAACTGTTTCTCTTCCCGTTTGAGGGACGCTTGGTTCACGAGGGACTGGCGGCTTTGCTCGCGTATCGAATTTCTCGATCGCAGAAGACAACGTTCACGATGGCCTGCAATGACTACGGGATCGTTTTGCAATCGCCGCATCAGGTTGACATCGAGAAACTCGCCGCCCAAAAACTTTTTTCGACCGAGAACTTAGTCGGCGACATCTTGGATAGCATGAATTCGACTGAGATGGCGAAACGCCAGTTTCGGCAGATCGCGCGGGTCGCGGGGCTGATTCATCCGGGATATCCTGGCCAGCGGAAGAGTGCCAGCCATGTGCAGGCGAGCAGTAATTTATTTTTCGACGTGTTTTGCGAATACGACCCCGACAATCTTTTGTTGCAACAGAGTCGCCGCGAAGTGCTGGAATTCCAATTGGAATCGCATCGAATGTTTGATGCGTTGGATCGAATTGAGAACAGCGAGATCGTAGTCACAAAACCGCCGAAGATCACACCACTGTCGTTCCCGCTGCTGGTGGATAAGCTTCGCGAAAGCGTGAGCAGTGAAACACTGGCAGACCGCATCAGACGAATGCAGCAACAGCTTGAAACGGCAGCAGACAACGTTGCGTAG